In Osmerus eperlanus chromosome 17, fOsmEpe2.1, whole genome shotgun sequence, a single genomic region encodes these proteins:
- the LOC134038066 gene encoding potassium voltage-gated channel subfamily D member 2-like, with protein sequence MAAGVAAWLPFARAAAIGWMPVASSPMPMPPKDRQRAKDGLIILNVSGTKFQTWRNTLERYPDTLLGSTERDFFFHEETSEYFFDRDPDIFRHILNFYRTGKLHYPRQECISAYDEELAFFGIIPEIIGDCCYEEYKDRRRENQERIEDDQEDENNNDIVPPNMTLRESMWRAFENPHTSTMALVFYYVTGFFIAVSVMANVVETVPWGSAPNRKEVSCGERYSLAFFCLDTACVMIFTVEYLLRLMAAPSRYRFVKSVMSVIDVVAIMPYYISLVMTNNEDVSGAFVTLRVFRVFRIFKFSRHSAGLRILGYTLKSCASELGFLLFSLTMAIIIFATVMFYAEKGSTASKFTSIPAAFWYTIVTMTTLG encoded by the coding sequence atgGCAGCGGGTGTGGCGGCGTGGTTGCCCTTCGCCCGCGCGGCCGCTATAGGATGGATGCCGGTGGCGAGCTCGCCCATGCCCATGCCCCCCAAGGACAGACAGCGGGCCAAAGACGGCCTCATCATCCTCAACGTCAGCGGCACCAAGTTCCAAACGTGGCGGAACACGCTGGAACGCTACCCGGACACCCTGCTGGGGAGCACCGAGCGCGACTTCTTCTTCCACGAGGAGACCAGCGAGTACTTCTTCGACCGCGACCCGGATATCTTCCGCCACATCCTGAACTTCTACCGCACCGGCAAGCTCCACTACCCGCGCCAGGAGTGCATCTCGGCCTACGACGAAGAGCTGGCCTTCTTCGGGATCATCCCGGAGATCATCGGCGACTGTTGCTACGAAGAGTACAAGGACCGCCGGCGGGAGAACCAGGAGAGGATTGAGGACGACCAGGAGGACGAGAACAACAATGACATCGTCCCCCCCAACATGACGCTCCGGGAGTCCATGTGGCGGGCCTTCGAGAACCCCCACACCAGCACCATGGCCCTGGTGTTCTACTACGTCACCGGCTTCTTCATCGCCGTGTCGGTGATGGCCAACGTGGTGGAGACGGTCCCCTGGGGCTCGGCGCCCAACCGCAAGGAGGTGTCGTGCGGCGAGCGCTACTCGCTGGCGTTCTTCTGCCTGGACACGGCGTGCGTGATGATCTTCACCGTGGAGTACCTGCTGCGGCTGATGGCGGCGCCCAGCCGCTACCGCTTCGTCAAGAGCGTGATGAGCGTCATCGACGTGGTGGCCATCATGCCCTACTACATCAGCCTGGTGATGACCAACAACGAGGACGTGAGCGGCGCCTTCGTCACGCTGCGCGTCTTCCGCGTCTTCCGCATCTTCAAGTTCTCCCGCCACTCGGCCGGCCTGCGCATCCTGGGTTACACGCTGAAGAGCTGCGCCTCGGAGCTGGGcttcctgctcttctccctcacCATGGCCATCATCATCTTCGCCACCGTCATGTTCTACGCCGAGAAGGGCTCCACGGCCAGCAAGTTCACCAGCATCCCAGCCGCCTTCTGGTACACCATCGTCACCATGACGACGCTGGGGTAG